Proteins co-encoded in one Malus sylvestris chromosome 7, drMalSylv7.2, whole genome shotgun sequence genomic window:
- the LOC126628620 gene encoding uncharacterized protein LOC126628620 gives MAAMITRRFSSKLSRLSHPHSSLSASSTYLTAQKLQTPETPNCFTHSSSSTFSPNPCKSSSNPTITIERYIKSSNPKPINPNLIWVPNSKSITQNPEFKKTNIGLTFTQSCPSFSTNLCNPRFNGLSDQKPRFFSTSSSSSSSGSESEKPQNPSEYPSQNPNFKHQEIEGPTVERDLSTLANETREVLESMAKNMNSLSRALALLGLAQLGVGAWISYITKSTPMPEVSVQSILAFGLPFTLAFMLRQSLKPIYFFKKMEGQGRLQILTLTLQIAKNLNVFFVRVRGVSFLCIAGLSVGVLYAALTR, from the coding sequence ATGGCGGCCATGATCACACGCAGATTCAGCTCCAAGCTTTCAAGACTCTCTCATCCTCACTCATCACTGTCTGCTTCCTCCACCTACCTCACCGCCCAAAAGCTCCAAACCCCTGAAACCCCTAACTGCTTTACTCACTCCTCCAGTTCCACTTTCTCCCCAAATCCTTGCAAATCTTCATCAAACCCCACCATCACTATCGAACGCTACATAAAATCATCAAATCCAAAACCCATAAACCCTAATCTCATTTGGGTACCCAATTCAAAATCCATTACTCAAAACCCtgaattcaagaaaacaaatattGGTCTTACCTTTACGCAATCGTGTCCAAGTTTCAGTACCAATTTGTGCAATCCTAGGTTTAATGGGTTATCAGATCAAAAGCCCAGATTTTTTTCAACCTCCTCTAGTTCATCGTCATCGGGTTCAGAATCTGAAAAACCCCAAAACCCTAGTGAATACCCTagtcaaaaccctaatttcaagCACCAAGAAATCGAAGGACCGACGGTGGAGCGAGACCTTTCGACTTTGGCCAATGAGACCAGAGAAGTTCTGGAATCGATGGCGAAAAACATGAATAGTCTGAGCAGGGCATTGGCTCTTCTGGGTTTGGCCCAACTCGGCGTCGGAGCTTGGATTTCGTACATTACCAAATCGACCCCAATGCCGGAGGTTTCAGTTCAGAGCATTTTGGCTTTCGGGTTGCCGTTTACATTGGCGTTCATGTTGAGGCAGAGTTTGAAGCCAATCTACTTCTTTAAGAAGATGGAGGGGCAAGGCAGGCTGCAGATTCTGACTCTCACTCTTCAGATTGCTAAGAATTTGAATGTGTTCTTCGTTCGGGT
- the LOC126628625 gene encoding arabinogalactan protein 23-like, with product MEMKKIACAVLFAVASVSAVMAHEGHAHAPAEGPTGGAPNDASASLPVFGSLVGASIVSFIAYYMH from the coding sequence ATGGAAATGAAGAAGATTGCTTGCGCTGTCCTCTTCGCCGTCGCCTCTGTCAGCGCCGTGATGGCTCATGAAGGCCACGCCCACGCCCCTGCCGAGGGACCTACAGGAGGAGCCCCAAATGATGCCTCTGCCAGCCTCCCCGTCTTTGGGTCCTTGGTTGGTGCCTCCATTGTGTCATTCATTGCTTACTACATGCACTAA